A genomic stretch from Anaerococcus mediterraneensis includes:
- a CDS encoding SH3 domain-containing protein, with protein MICKKCGSENEDFRKVCKSCGADLVEAKENEKPRSDRKTRVDDKKIGMKNINTSRNRDRKKRKYDMDFITVATILGAMLILALLAIIISYFMSLGKGKSPSENKDTPSQVEETVESKEELYKKAIEAGKENIKNKEYEKAIKVLDAVPESSGKYYKQAQDMIGKIEDDLAERLKSRLENKEYQKVSEVSAAILRILPESEKIKDLKDQADKKIEEEKPAENTENQEENTENTENTENSEGKNTNSGERVKLSVQEKEALRISNAYGQNGNPKYTDVYKESDFLNKKVKINASMGEIRTEPNLNSGVAGYVNDGDSLEVSEVVNDGGRYWLKIEGGWISSKLVTGEFR; from the coding sequence ATGATTTGCAAAAAATGCGGCAGTGAAAATGAAGATTTTAGAAAAGTTTGTAAATCTTGTGGAGCTGACCTAGTAGAGGCAAAAGAAAATGAAAAACCAAGATCCGATAGGAAAACTAGGGTAGATGATAAAAAAATTGGTATGAAAAATATCAATACCAGTAGAAATAGGGATAGAAAAAAAAGAAAATATGACATGGACTTCATAACAGTAGCTACAATACTAGGAGCTATGCTAATTTTGGCCCTCTTAGCTATCATAATTTCATATTTTATGAGCCTAGGCAAGGGCAAATCTCCTAGCGAAAATAAAGATACCCCAAGCCAGGTAGAAGAGACTGTAGAGTCAAAAGAAGAACTTTATAAAAAAGCTATAGAAGCTGGCAAGGAAAATATAAAAAATAAAGAATACGAAAAAGCCATCAAAGTATTAGACGCAGTACCAGAAAGCTCTGGCAAATACTACAAACAAGCCCAAGACATGATAGGCAAAATCGAAGATGACCTAGCTGAAAGGCTAAAAAGTCGCCTAGAAAATAAAGAATATCAAAAAGTAAGTGAAGTCTCAGCTGCTATACTTAGGATCTTGCCAGAATCTGAAAAAATCAAAGATTTAAAAGATCAGGCTGACAAAAAAATAGAAGAAGAAAAACCAGCAGAAAATACAGAAAACCAAGAAGAAAACACAGAAAATACAGAAAACACTGAAAATTCTGAGGGTAAAAATACAAATAGCGGCGAGAGAGTCAAACTTTCAGTCCAAGAAAAAGAAGCCCTAAGGATAAGCAATGCCTACGGCCAAAATGGCAACCCAAAATATACTGATGTCTACAAAGAAAGCGACTTCTTGAATAAAAAAGTCAAAATCAACGCATCAATGGGAGAAATCAGAACAGAACCAAACCTAAACTCAGGAGTAGCAGGATATGTAAACGACGGCGACAGCCTAGAAGTAAGCGAGGTAGTCAACGACGGCGGCAGATATTGGCTAAAAATAGAAGGCGGATGGATCTCATCCAAACTTGTCACAGGAGAATTTAGATAA
- a CDS encoding DUF438 domain-containing protein, whose product MKIDINKAVFELVKDNDRLKEDLISIGFSGLGKAMILNTLGKKMSIKRGAKMMGIVDVEKKLEALGYEIYDSSLDPETIRRQDLIGSYIERLSQGEDLEKVRADFKKNFENVSSSEIMDAEEKLLESGMDKAEVRRLCDVHSSLFHGMTEAENKASDDEKGSFLDYFQKENQIIKNIIKNEEERIEKGEEISDDIYKISEHYRKKGDLIYPILKSKYNKPGPSEVMWAVDIEIFNNIKKAIKLGKKDLLIESLERAKEMTYKEENILYPLVFENVSDEDLDLLYRDLGDYDHNLTSYNDQPREKSSIEGESGFINFAKGKMRVDQLEAMLDTLEIEITFVDENDINTYYNDHKGKKIFKRPVSSLGRDLYSCHPPQVESIVRNLVKDFKEGKKDSFKLVRNIKGIDYGISYYAVRDKDGKYKGVLETVQDLSFYKNFLEK is encoded by the coding sequence ATGAAAATAGATATAAATAAAGCAGTTTTTGAACTTGTAAAGGACAATGATAGGTTAAAAGAAGACCTTATTTCTATAGGTTTTTCTGGCCTTGGTAAAGCCATGATTTTAAATACTTTGGGCAAAAAAATGTCTATAAAACGTGGGGCCAAGATGATGGGAATTGTAGATGTAGAAAAAAAGCTTGAGGCTTTAGGCTATGAGATTTATGATTCTTCGCTAGATCCTGAGACCATAAGAAGGCAGGACCTTATTGGATCCTATATAGAAAGACTATCCCAAGGGGAAGACTTGGAAAAAGTAAGGGCTGATTTCAAGAAAAATTTTGAGAATGTATCGTCATCAGAAATAATGGATGCAGAAGAAAAACTTTTGGAGTCAGGCATGGATAAGGCTGAAGTCAGAAGACTTTGTGATGTCCATTCATCACTCTTTCATGGGATGACAGAGGCAGAAAACAAAGCTAGTGACGATGAGAAAGGATCTTTTCTTGATTATTTTCAAAAGGAAAATCAAATTATAAAAAATATTATAAAAAATGAGGAAGAAAGGATAGAAAAAGGTGAGGAAATATCAGATGATATCTACAAAATATCAGAACACTATAGAAAAAAGGGAGATTTGATATATCCTATCCTAAAAAGCAAATACAACAAACCAGGCCCATCTGAAGTCATGTGGGCAGTGGATATAGAGATCTTTAACAATATAAAAAAAGCTATCAAACTTGGCAAAAAAGACCTCTTGATCGAGAGCCTAGAAAGGGCAAAGGAGATGACCTACAAGGAGGAAAATATCCTCTACCCCCTTGTATTTGAAAATGTAAGCGATGAGGATTTGGATCTTTTATACAGGGACCTAGGAGACTATGATCACAACTTGACAAGCTACAATGATCAGCCAAGAGAAAAATCAAGCATAGAAGGAGAATCTGGATTCATAAATTTTGCCAAGGGCAAAATGAGAGTCGACCAGCTAGAGGCCATGCTCGATACTTTGGAGATAGAAATCACCTTTGTAGATGAAAATGACATAAACACCTACTACAATGATCACAAGGGCAAAAAAATCTTTAAAAGACCGGTCTCATCTCTAGGTAGGGACCTATATTCCTGCCACCCACCACAAGTAGAAAGCATAGTCAGAAACCTTGTAAAAGATTTTAAGGAGGGCAAGAAAGACTCATTCAAACTTGTCAGAAACATAAAGGGCATAGACTATGGTATATCCTACTACGCAGTCAGGGACAAGGATGGAAAATACAAGGGAGTCCTAGAGACAGTACAAGATTTAAGTTTTTATAAAAACTTTCTAGAAAAATAA
- a CDS encoding cupin domain-containing protein produces MTIYNIFENINFSDKKEIEETIYEDEKIKLVRISSLDQITDYYDQDELEIVKIEEGVAELEIDGQVKTLKKGDILPIHPHQVHRVIKQDRVIWFCIFVKN; encoded by the coding sequence ATGACCATATACAATATATTTGAAAACATAAATTTTTCTGACAAAAAAGAAATAGAAGAGACAATTTATGAAGATGAGAAAATAAAACTAGTGAGGATCTCATCCTTAGACCAGATAACAGACTACTACGACCAGGACGAGCTAGAGATAGTAAAGATAGAAGAGGGAGTGGCAGAGCTTGAAATAGATGGGCAGGTCAAAACCCTAAAAAAAGGCGACATCTTGCCTATCCATCCCCACCAGGTCCACAGGGTTATAAAACAAGATAGGGTCATCTGGTTTTGCATCTTTGTAAAAAATTAG